The Cucumis melo cultivar AY chromosome 6, USDA_Cmelo_AY_1.0, whole genome shotgun sequence genome includes a region encoding these proteins:
- the LOC103490793 gene encoding uncharacterized protein LOC103490793 — MELSILSVSSNTSTMSFGARIGICSTSSSRFSYFPMRKRAGGRVLVPASVRASAEPRSERLDEGQTRSRFTAPAMEVTTLDTSFRETEFPVWEKIGAVVRLSYGVGIYGAMALAGRFICSISGTDWMGGFHPSLDAILGGLGYAVPPIMALLFILDDEVVKLSPHARAIRDVEDEELRSFFYGMSPWQFILIVAASSVGEELFYRAAVQGALADIFLRSPDIGADVQGMASLTGVLPPFVPFAQGFAAFITAALTGSLYYVAASPKDPTYVVAPVLQSRSGRKDLRKLFAAWYERRQMKKIYSPLLEGLLALYLGFEWIQTDNILAPIITHGIYSAVILGHGLWKIHDHRRRLRQRIQQVKMEGKSSDSL, encoded by the exons ATGGAGCTTTCGATTCTCTCTGTATCTTCAAACACTTCGACCATGTCGTTTGGTGCTAGAATCGGGATCTGTTCTACTTCAAGCTCGAGGTTTTCGTATTTTCCGATGAGGAAACGTGCCGGCGGGAGAGTTTTAGTGCCGGCTAGCGTTAGGGCGTCGGCGGAGCCGAGGAGTGAGAGATTGGATGAGGGGCAGACACGTAGCCGGTTCACTGCCCCGGCTATGGAGGTGACCACACTTGATACTAGTTTCAGAGAAACAGAGTTCCCTGTTTGGGAAAAGATTGGTGCTGTTGTCAGACTCAGCTATGGAGTTG GGATTTATGGTGCAATGGCACTAGCTGGAAGGTTTATATGTTCAATATCTGGGACTGATTGGATGGGAGGTTTCCATCCATCTTTGGATGCTATTCTGGGAGGGCTTGGCTATGCTGTTCCTCCAATTATGGCTCTTCTCTTCATTCTTGAT GATGAAGTTGTGAAGTTATCGCCCCATGCTCGAGCGATCAGAGATGTCGAAGACGAGGAGCTCCGAAGCTTCTTTTACGGAATGTCTCCGTGGCAG TTCATTCTTATCGTGGCTGCTAGCTCAGTGGGGGAGGAGCTCTTTTACCGGGCAGCCGTTCAG GGAGCATTGGCTGATATATTCTTAAGGAGTCCTGATATTGGAGCTGACGTTCAAGGAATGGCATCTTTG ACCGGGGTGCTACCTCCATTCGTACCATTTGCACAAGGATTTGCAGCTTTTATCACAGCTGCGCTTACCGGTTCACTCTATTACGTTGCTGCATCACCGAAAG ATCCTACTTATGTAGTTGCTCCAGTTTTGCAATCTCGATCTGGTCGCAAAGATCTTAGAAAGCTTTTTGCAG CGTGGTACGAGAGACGACAAATGAAGAAGATCTACTCTCCCCTCCTCGAAGGACTCCTTGCTCTCTACCTCGGTTTCGAATGGATCCAG ACCGATAACATTCTTGCTCCAATCATCACACACGGTATATATTCCGCCGTGATCCTAGGCCACGGACTTTGGAAGATCCACGACCACCGGAGAAGGCTACGGCAGAGAATTCAGCAGGTTAAGATGGAAGGTAAAAGCTCAGATAGTTTGTGA